The Planococcus liqunii genome includes a region encoding these proteins:
- a CDS encoding ABC transporter substrate-binding protein, whose translation MKKKGLCILAGLMLLLTACGNEHTQQASSETAAAETERVENLTIGLHTDVGPLNIYTGNLDWMTDLVYDKLFSPSPYVDEPIPWLAESAEQLGDKTWTVKIRSGIKWHDGEEFTAEDVKFTYEYYRDGPANRHTHHVSEVPKIDLIEIEEDGETIKFECAYACPSLASITFADLPILPEHIWSDVKNPRKFTNLAVGTGPYELTDYQADQSYQFKANDEYFMGTPTVGSLTMPVIKDSTAMFNALRSGEIDVSSRTVPAELVSSFASDKNMQLAETSALSIVQFGVNYEMAPFNDGAFRHALSLAVDGQSIVDTILLGQGKAGDQGYPHPASPWTNPELSTPFDLAKANAAFDELGYKDQDGDGYREMPNGKKLALAIKVSAGEPIYVRTAELLVEQMKQAGLEFEVKAIDPTTYAADVAEDNFEAYVSLIGPHGVADPDQFIMSHKSGYLWSKELEYPEMDRLIADWMAAATIEDRKAISFDMQELYNSQPTAIALYYPQEIYAYNSSIFDGYVESLGYGVINKYSFLPKKTQQAVSATKPQLIE comes from the coding sequence ATGAAAAAGAAAGGTTTATGTATACTTGCAGGACTGATGCTGCTATTGACAGCCTGCGGCAATGAACATACTCAACAAGCAAGCAGTGAAACGGCTGCTGCAGAAACGGAGCGGGTGGAAAACCTGACCATCGGTTTGCATACCGATGTAGGACCGCTGAATATTTACACAGGCAATCTGGATTGGATGACCGATCTGGTTTACGACAAGCTGTTCTCACCGTCTCCATATGTTGATGAACCGATTCCGTGGCTCGCGGAAAGTGCGGAACAGCTTGGCGATAAGACATGGACTGTGAAAATCCGCTCCGGCATCAAATGGCACGATGGAGAAGAATTCACAGCAGAAGATGTTAAATTTACATACGAATATTACCGCGACGGTCCGGCAAACCGCCACACGCACCATGTCAGCGAAGTGCCGAAAATTGACCTTATCGAAATAGAAGAAGACGGAGAAACCATTAAATTTGAATGTGCTTATGCATGTCCGTCACTGGCTTCCATTACATTCGCCGATTTGCCGATCCTGCCTGAGCACATCTGGAGCGATGTGAAAAACCCGCGGAAATTCACCAATTTGGCGGTAGGTACAGGCCCTTACGAATTGACTGATTACCAAGCCGACCAATCGTACCAGTTTAAAGCCAATGATGAATATTTCATGGGAACCCCTACCGTCGGTTCACTCACAATGCCGGTCATCAAAGATTCAACAGCGATGTTCAATGCGCTGCGCTCCGGTGAAATTGACGTGTCGTCCCGGACGGTCCCGGCTGAACTCGTTTCTTCATTCGCTTCTGACAAAAACATGCAATTGGCGGAAACCTCAGCGCTGTCCATTGTGCAGTTCGGCGTTAATTACGAAATGGCACCATTCAATGACGGTGCATTCCGCCATGCACTGTCGCTTGCTGTTGATGGCCAGTCGATTGTTGACACTATTTTACTTGGACAAGGAAAAGCCGGAGACCAAGGCTATCCGCATCCGGCTTCACCGTGGACCAATCCTGAATTATCGACGCCGTTTGATTTGGCGAAAGCCAACGCGGCATTTGATGAACTGGGCTACAAAGACCAGGACGGCGACGGCTACCGGGAAATGCCGAACGGCAAAAAATTGGCGCTTGCCATCAAAGTTTCTGCCGGCGAACCGATTTATGTCCGGACAGCTGAACTGTTGGTGGAACAGATGAAACAGGCGGGCTTGGAATTTGAAGTGAAGGCCATCGACCCCACAACATATGCTGCTGATGTTGCAGAAGACAATTTCGAAGCATACGTCAGCTTAATCGGACCTCATGGTGTAGCGGATCCGGATCAATTCATCATGTCGCACAAATCTGGTTACCTCTGGTCGAAAGAGCTGGAATACCCGGAGATGGACCGTCTGATTGCCGACTGGATGGCGGCCGCCACTATCGAAGACCGCAAAGCGATTTCGTTTGATATGCAGGAATTGTACAACAGCCAACCGACCGCTATTGCCCTTTATTATCCGCAGGAAATCTATGCTTATAATTCTTCCATATTTGATGGATATGTGGAGTCTCTGGGATACGGCGTCATCAACAAATACTCATTCCTGCCGAAAAAAACACAGCAAGCGGTATCCGCTACAAAGCCCCAGCTGATTGAATAA
- a CDS encoding LysR family transcriptional regulator yields the protein MFKKQKSLIINDTDNHYQLRRCAMLVKLNTFKVLAECGSYTEAAKRLFCSQPSVSQQIKYLEKHYQSKLVIRKNNGIELTEKGILLKAQTEQLLKLYEEMERTMASAGLIQQPVALYMSHYIAENYYGELFDARYPCCQQCPWEINGHCYKELRKNLIEKKTKFAIMPIYPADKQIQQSYKIQPLFEEELYLVFSSEHALAKRKLIYAKDLQNLPVLLTQSVYLQDLVKQALKEKGVAVFYMQMTDFKIIKKALEQNTGVSFIPKKALDLNDASLVCHSIKGMRIVRENGLVIDPSQELSPSEQAYCRHITEKLSS from the coding sequence TTGTTTAAAAAGCAAAAATCGCTTATAATTAATGATACTGATAATCATTATCAACTAAGGAGATGCGCCATGTTAGTAAAACTGAACACGTTTAAGGTACTGGCTGAATGCGGGTCTTACACAGAAGCAGCCAAACGGCTTTTTTGTTCACAGCCTTCTGTCAGCCAACAGATTAAATATTTGGAAAAACATTACCAGTCAAAGCTGGTGATTCGTAAAAATAACGGCATAGAATTAACGGAGAAAGGCATTCTGCTGAAAGCGCAGACGGAGCAGCTGCTTAAACTGTATGAGGAAATGGAGAGGACTATGGCATCCGCTGGACTTATTCAACAGCCAGTAGCTTTGTATATGAGCCATTACATAGCAGAGAATTATTATGGAGAATTATTTGATGCCAGGTATCCATGCTGCCAGCAATGTCCATGGGAAATCAATGGGCACTGCTATAAAGAACTTAGAAAAAATCTGATTGAGAAAAAAACGAAATTCGCCATCATGCCCATCTATCCGGCGGATAAGCAGATTCAACAATCTTATAAGATCCAGCCCCTTTTTGAAGAAGAGCTGTATTTGGTCTTTTCATCCGAGCACGCTCTTGCCAAACGGAAGCTAATTTACGCAAAGGACTTACAGAATTTGCCGGTACTGCTAACTCAGAGCGTTTATTTGCAGGATCTTGTCAAACAAGCCCTCAAGGAAAAAGGTGTTGCGGTTTTCTATATGCAAATGACCGATTTTAAAATCATCAAAAAAGCATTGGAACAAAATACAGGCGTGTCGTTCATACCCAAAAAAGCCTTAGATCTGAATGATGCTTCCTTGGTATGCCATTCCATTAAAGGTATGCGCATCGTGAGGGAGAACGGACTTGTCATTGACCCCAGCCAGGAACTTAGTCCTTCCGAACAGGCTTATTGCCGGCATATCACCGAAAAGCTTTCCTCTTAA
- a CDS encoding GNAT family N-acetyltransferase, whose translation MALVNNKELAKKIEYIKRKGTKDYIEKQLERNPFANSACLSLEGKGDFFYTGSMSFGVGFGMEDSLAKRDVEQIEEFIRNKKGISHARFELTPFCDPLLLALLQEQRYTLEQFLAVWVLDLKAWKPVEKSFPGNTVEIAVVANEDSFEWAWTVALGISKDNTVSEETMEATRTFLEVPGNTGFLLKDNGESAAGGTLAIDGRLGELFLASTVQAYQGKGHQNRLIEERIRYAKEKGCTHITVTTEPNTVSARNMEKNGFGLIYNKAILRSSEIK comes from the coding sequence ATGGCACTCGTCAATAACAAAGAACTGGCAAAGAAAATTGAGTATATAAAGAGAAAAGGAACGAAAGACTATATTGAAAAGCAGCTGGAACGGAACCCTTTTGCCAATTCGGCTTGTTTATCGCTCGAAGGAAAAGGTGATTTTTTCTATACAGGGAGCATGAGTTTCGGCGTTGGATTCGGCATGGAAGATTCGCTAGCGAAAAGGGACGTGGAGCAGATTGAAGAGTTCATTCGGAACAAAAAAGGGATTTCGCATGCCCGTTTTGAATTGACGCCGTTTTGTGATCCGCTGTTATTGGCATTGCTGCAGGAACAGCGCTATACATTGGAGCAATTTTTGGCGGTGTGGGTGCTGGATTTGAAAGCTTGGAAGCCTGTGGAAAAATCATTCCCTGGCAACACGGTGGAGATTGCAGTAGTGGCTAATGAAGACAGTTTTGAATGGGCTTGGACTGTAGCCCTCGGCATTTCAAAAGACAATACGGTCAGTGAAGAAACGATGGAAGCTACTCGGACATTTTTGGAAGTTCCCGGCAATACGGGGTTTCTGCTGAAGGATAACGGGGAAAGCGCTGCTGGCGGGACACTGGCAATCGACGGGCGGCTAGGCGAATTGTTTTTGGCCAGCACGGTTCAGGCATACCAGGGGAAGGGACATCAGAACCGGTTGATTGAAGAGCGCATCCGCTATGCAAAAGAGAAGGGCTGTACGCATATCACGGTGACTACCGAACCGAATACCGTTTCAGCCCGGAACATGGAAAAAAACGGCTTTGGGCTGATTTATAACAAAGCGATCCTTAGAAGCTCCGAGATAAAGTAA
- a CDS encoding sporulation protein: MHFKQFLSSIGIGSLKVNTVVERPHLEEGETLNGTVYFTGGNSDQEIEFIELNVIKQIENYREDSDFDVIENIVAKQSLEFIGSVKSKAAVMHQFEIVPDERWILENPKGKLILRTIVHVNNGVDVHDEDEITYGTTDSL, encoded by the coding sequence ATGCATTTTAAACAATTTCTTAGCTCTATTGGGATTGGTTCACTGAAAGTCAATACAGTCGTAGAAAGGCCACATTTAGAAGAAGGCGAGACATTGAATGGAACGGTCTATTTTACCGGCGGCAACAGCGACCAGGAAATCGAATTCATTGAGCTGAATGTGATTAAGCAAATTGAAAATTACCGGGAAGACAGCGACTTTGATGTCATCGAAAACATTGTCGCCAAACAATCGCTCGAATTTATCGGTTCGGTCAAATCGAAAGCTGCAGTCATGCATCAATTTGAAATTGTGCCGGATGAACGCTGGATTTTGGAAAATCCAAAAGGAAAGCTGATTCTGCGGACGATTGTTCATGTCAACAATGGTGTAGATGTGCACGACGAAGATGAAATTACGTATGGAACGACAGATAGTCTTTAA
- a CDS encoding AI-2E family transporter, whose product METEKQSFFNTNFIRFLGGTNTLFTLIALVLIGLVIFIFREVSFIFDPLLLFMRTIFLPVILALVLYYLLRPILRMLEGLKIPRIWGIVIIFVALTGLITLLIVLVLPFLREQTQRLIMEFPDYFMQLLTNLDAFLRTSYVGDYYVDSSFNIEQLLTTLPTTFNETFQTTATGLLARLTDFISTVTGVVLSIIIVPFILFYLLKDGEKFPEYILKLMPPRFREDTRSVFREADRQIGAYIQGKIIVGIFIGVMVYIGFLIIRLDYALLFGFLAGVTSVVPYIGPAIAFTPAAIVGIVISPFMLLKVGIVWTIVQIFESNLISPQVMGKTMIIHPITIIFVLLTAGSLFGIAGVILGIPAYAILKVLVAHFYKLFKRRYNKHESNLDHQYDYTELQ is encoded by the coding sequence ATGGAGACGGAAAAACAATCTTTTTTCAATACGAATTTTATCCGTTTTCTCGGAGGAACCAATACTTTATTCACCTTGATCGCTTTAGTGCTGATCGGCTTGGTCATTTTCATTTTCCGGGAAGTGTCGTTCATCTTTGATCCGCTGCTATTGTTTATGCGGACCATTTTCCTGCCGGTCATCTTGGCGCTCGTGCTGTATTACTTGCTGCGGCCGATTCTTCGGATGCTCGAGGGACTCAAAATTCCGCGCATTTGGGGAATTGTCATTATCTTTGTGGCGTTGACAGGATTGATCACCTTGCTTATCGTCCTGGTGCTGCCGTTCCTGCGCGAACAGACGCAGCGGCTGATTATGGAGTTTCCGGATTATTTCATGCAGCTGTTGACCAATTTGGATGCCTTTTTGCGCACTTCCTATGTCGGCGATTACTATGTGGATTCGAGCTTTAATATCGAACAGCTGCTGACGACGCTGCCGACGACGTTTAATGAAACGTTCCAAACAACTGCAACCGGCTTGCTGGCGCGGTTGACGGATTTTATCAGCACCGTGACGGGGGTCGTTCTATCGATCATCATTGTGCCATTTATCTTGTTTTACTTGCTGAAAGACGGAGAAAAATTCCCTGAATATATCCTGAAATTGATGCCCCCGCGTTTCCGTGAAGATACGAGATCGGTATTTCGTGAAGCGGACCGCCAAATTGGGGCCTATATCCAAGGGAAAATCATTGTCGGCATCTTTATCGGGGTGATGGTTTACATCGGCTTCCTAATCATCCGCCTGGATTATGCGCTGCTGTTCGGCTTCCTGGCAGGAGTGACGAGTGTGGTGCCATATATCGGCCCGGCAATCGCTTTTACGCCGGCTGCAATTGTCGGCATCGTCATTTCGCCGTTTATGCTGCTGAAAGTCGGCATTGTCTGGACCATCGTCCAGATTTTTGAGAGCAATTTGATTTCACCGCAAGTTATGGGGAAAACAATGATCATCCATCCGATTACGATCATATTTGTCTTGCTGACAGCCGGTTCCTTGTTCGGCATAGCAGGAGTCATTCTCGGAATACCGGCTTATGCCATTCTGAAAGTGCTTGTGGCCCATTTCTACAAATTGTTCAAACGGCGCTACAACAAACATGAATCCAATCTGGACCATCAATACGATTACACCGAATTGCAGTAA
- a CDS encoding LCP family protein yields the protein MEEELKPSRSRRKRKRLRFRGILFLLFLAIVAAGIYAVVQFQSGYKLAENTDLPKMEFDGDPENGDFQNILIIGVDSRGEEKSRSDTMMLMSHDKNTDEVKLTSFMRDIYADIPGYQSYKLNAAYYLGGANLLADTLREMFGLEIHHVAQIDFANFEQMVDIAAPTGVEIDVEKDMSEKIGVSLTKGTHTLNGKELLGYARFRADSEGDFGRVRRQQQVLAALKDEMISVSAIPKYPKLAGAVQGYIETDLPTSDQVKLAMELAKSGKSDIGRLTVPVKGTFWDARYPNAGAVLEIDVEQNRQALSEFLSQPLN from the coding sequence ATGGAAGAAGAACTCAAGCCAAGCCGGAGCCGGCGCAAAAGAAAAAGGCTTCGATTCAGAGGCATTTTATTCCTGCTGTTTCTAGCGATTGTCGCGGCCGGAATTTATGCTGTTGTGCAGTTTCAAAGTGGATACAAACTAGCTGAAAATACAGATTTGCCTAAAATGGAATTTGACGGAGACCCAGAGAATGGAGATTTTCAGAATATCTTGATCATCGGAGTGGATTCACGCGGGGAAGAAAAGTCTCGTTCGGATACTATGATGCTGATGTCGCACGATAAAAATACAGACGAAGTGAAATTGACCTCATTTATGCGTGATATTTATGCAGATATTCCGGGATACCAATCATACAAACTGAATGCTGCTTATTACTTGGGGGGTGCCAATCTTCTCGCCGATACGTTGCGTGAGATGTTTGGATTAGAAATCCATCATGTAGCGCAAATCGATTTCGCAAATTTTGAGCAAATGGTCGACATAGCTGCACCAACTGGTGTGGAAATTGATGTAGAGAAAGATATGTCTGAAAAAATTGGAGTTTCTTTAACTAAGGGTACTCATACATTGAACGGCAAAGAACTGCTAGGGTATGCGCGTTTCCGTGCAGACAGTGAAGGCGACTTCGGGCGTGTACGCCGCCAGCAGCAAGTTCTGGCCGCGTTAAAAGATGAAATGATCAGCGTTTCGGCAATTCCTAAATATCCAAAACTGGCAGGAGCAGTTCAAGGCTATATCGAGACCGATTTGCCGACATCCGACCAGGTAAAGCTTGCGATGGAGCTTGCCAAAAGCGGGAAGAGTGATATCGGCCGTTTGACGGTACCCGTCAAAGGTACGTTTTGGGATGCCCGCTACCCGAATGCAGGAGCTGTTTTGGAAATTGATGTGGAACAAAACCGACAAGCCCTTTCTGAATTTTTGTCCCAACCACTTAATTAA
- the msrA gene encoding peptide-methionine (S)-S-oxide reductase MsrA yields MTEKATFAGGCFWCMVKPFDQFDGIERVVSGYTGGYVENPSYEQVKTGTTGHLESVEITFQPDVFPYEQLLEIFWQQIDPTDNDGQFQDRGSQYRPAIFVHTEKQRELAEQSKRDLDASGRFKKPVVTEILDAGPFYAAEDYHQDFYKKNPEHYKEDRAISGRDEFLSETWKKTEASS; encoded by the coding sequence ATGACAGAAAAAGCTACATTTGCAGGCGGCTGCTTCTGGTGCATGGTCAAACCGTTTGACCAGTTCGACGGCATTGAACGCGTCGTTTCCGGCTATACCGGCGGCTATGTTGAAAACCCGTCCTATGAACAAGTAAAAACCGGTACTACCGGCCATTTGGAATCAGTGGAAATCACTTTCCAGCCAGACGTTTTTCCGTACGAACAGCTGCTTGAAATCTTTTGGCAGCAAATCGATCCGACCGACAACGACGGCCAGTTCCAGGATCGCGGCTCCCAGTACCGCCCCGCCATTTTTGTCCACACCGAAAAACAGCGGGAGCTGGCCGAACAATCGAAGCGCGACTTGGACGCAAGCGGCCGCTTCAAAAAGCCGGTCGTCACTGAAATTCTGGACGCCGGTCCGTTTTATGCGGCTGAAGATTATCATCAGGATTTCTACAAGAAAAACCCGGAACACTACAAAGAAGACCGCGCCATTTCCGGACGCGATGAATTCCTTTCTGAAACTTGGAAAAAAACCGAAGCCAGCAGTTAA
- a CDS encoding YjjG family noncanonical pyrimidine nucleotidase — protein sequence MKQYTTIFFDIDDTLMDFRKSETAALHNTFMEHDLPTGFADYHGSYRKISQVLWQDLEQGKIAIRDLGIERFKRLFLEHQLDISAEAFSKLYLDFLGQESHLMPGADELMESLQGCTLAVITNGFGEVQKARIQNSPLSDRFEHVIISEETGYQKPQSGIFDYAFRQLGLSSKEGVLIVGDSLSSDIQGGHNYGIDTCWYNPFGKENPTSIRPSYEIRELLELREIVRGQKVALNNL from the coding sequence ATGAAACAATACACGACGATTTTTTTTGATATTGACGATACGTTGATGGATTTTAGAAAATCCGAAACGGCTGCGTTGCATAATACGTTTATGGAACACGATTTGCCGACCGGCTTCGCTGATTACCACGGCAGCTACCGAAAAATCAGCCAAGTGCTCTGGCAGGACTTGGAACAAGGAAAGATTGCCATCCGCGATTTGGGCATCGAACGTTTCAAGCGCTTGTTTTTGGAGCACCAGCTGGATATCAGCGCCGAAGCTTTTTCAAAGTTGTATCTGGATTTCCTTGGCCAGGAGTCGCATTTGATGCCCGGCGCGGATGAACTGATGGAAAGCCTTCAAGGCTGCACGCTCGCGGTGATCACCAATGGCTTTGGGGAAGTGCAGAAAGCGCGCATCCAGAATTCCCCGCTCAGCGACCGCTTTGAGCATGTGATCATTTCAGAAGAAACGGGCTACCAGAAACCGCAGAGCGGGATTTTTGATTATGCGTTCAGACAGCTTGGCCTGTCATCAAAAGAAGGCGTATTGATTGTCGGCGACTCGCTGAGCTCGGATATCCAAGGCGGCCATAATTACGGCATCGATACTTGCTGGTACAACCCGTTTGGCAAAGAAAATCCCACCTCCATCCGGCCAAGCTACGAAATCCGGGAACTGCTGGAACTGCGAGAAATTGTTCGCGGCCAAAAAGTTGCATTGAATAATTTATAA